The proteins below come from a single Miscanthus floridulus cultivar M001 chromosome 1, ASM1932011v1, whole genome shotgun sequence genomic window:
- the LOC136449923 gene encoding protein MLO-like isoform X1 produces MAGGGGGRDLPSTPTWAVAVVCAVIVLVSVAMEQGLHKLGHWFHTRQKKAMREALEKIKAENGLVALRAELMLMGFISLLLAVGQTPISKICIPTKAGSIMLPCKAQKDYGGDSRRRLLWYPSYPGEEYGHRRFLAGAATGDDYCTKQGKVSLISTNGVHQLHIFIFVLAVFHVAYSVATMALARLKMRKWKRWEEETNSVEYQFANDPSRFRFTHQTSFVKRHLGLSSTPGVRWIVGFFRQFFASVTKVDYLTMRQGFINYHLSANAKFNFQKYIKRSLEDDFKVVVGISLPLWFVAIFILFLDIDGINTLIWISFVPLVILLLVGTKLEVVIMEMANEIRDKATVIKGAPAVEPSDRFFWFNRPGWVLFLIHLTLFQNAFQMAHFVWTLLTPDLKKCYHERMGLTIMKVVVGVALQFLCSYITFPLYALVTQMGSHMKKTIFEEQTAKAVMKWRKAAKDKVKQREAGGYLDGLMSADTTPSHSRATSPSRGNSPVHLLHKYKGRSEEPQSAPSSPGRGRGQELGDMYPVPDQQRLHRLDPERKRAASSTAIDIDIADADFSFSMR; encoded by the exons ATGGCGGGGGGCGGGGGCGGCCGGGACCTGCCGTCGACGCCGACGTGGGCGGTGGCGGTTGTGTGCGCCGTCATCGTGCTCGTCTCCGTCGCCATGGAGCAAGGCCTCCACAAGCTCGGCCAC TGGTTCCACACGAGGCAGAAGAAGGCCATGCGGGAGGCGCTGGAGAAGATCAAAGCAG aAAATGGTTTGGTTGCGTTGCGTGCAGAGTTGATGCTGATGGGCTTCATCTCGCTGCTCCTCGCCGTGGGGCAGACGCCCATCTCCAAGATATGTATCCCCACCAAGGCCGGCAGCATCATGCTGCCGTGCAAGGCGCAGAAAGACTACGGCGGCGATAGCCGCCGGAGGCTCCTCTGGTACCCGTCGTACCCTGGAGAAGAATACGgccaccgtcggttcttggccgGCGCGGCTACGGGCGACGACTACTGTACCAAACAA GGAAAGGTGTCCCTCATCTCCACGAACGGCGTCCACCAGCTGCACATCTTCATCTTTGTGCTCGCCGTGTTCCATGTCGCTTACAGCGTCGCCACCATGGCTTTAGCGCGTCTCAAA ATGAGGAAATGGAAGAGATGGGAAGAGGAGACCAATTCGGTGGAATATCAATTCGCAAACG ATCCTTCGCGATTCCGATTCACGCACCAGACATCGTTCGTGAAGCGGCACCTGGGCCTCTCCAGCACTCCCGGAGTCAGATGGATT GTGGGATTCTTCAGGCAGTTCTTCGCGTCGGTGACCAAGGTGGATTACCTGACCATGCGGCAAGGATTCATCAAT TATCATCTGTCTGCCAACGCTAAGTTCAATTTCCAGAAGTACATCAAGCGGTCCTTGGAGGACGACTTCAAAGTCGTCGTTGGCATCAG TCTCCCGCTGTGGTTCGTCGCCATCTTCATACTCTTCCTCGATATCGACG GAATCAACACGCTTATCTGGATCTCTTTTGTCCCGCTCGTT ATACTCTTGTTGGTTGGGACCAAGCTGGAGGTTGTCATCATGGAGATGGCCAACGAGATACGGGACAAGGCGACGGTGATCAAGGGGGCGCCTGCGGTGGAGCCAAGTGACAGGTTCTTCTGGTTCAACCGCCCTGGCTGGGTCCTCTTCCTCATCCACCTCACGCTCTTCCAGAACGCCTTCCAGATGGCGCATTTCGTTTGGACACTG CTCACCCCAGACTTGAAGAAATGCTACCACGAGCGGATGGGCCTGACCATCATGAAAGTTGTAGTGGGAGTGGCTCTTCAGTTCCTCTGCAGCTACATCACCTTCCCGCTCTACGCGCTCGTCACACAG ATGGGGTCTCACATGAAGAAGACCATCTTCGAGGAGCAGACGGCCAAGGCGGTGATGAAGTGGCGCAAGGCGGCCAAGGACAAGGTGAAGCAGCGGGAGGCGGGAGGCTACCTCGACGGGCTGATGAGCGCCGACACGACGCCGAGCCACAGCCGCGCGACGTCGCCGAGCCGGGGCAACTCGCCGGTGCACCTGCTCCACAAGTACAAGGGCCGGTCGGAGGAGCCGCAGAGCGCCCCGTCGTCTCCGGGGCGGGGTCGGGGGCAGGAGCTCGGGGACATGTACCCGGTGCCCGACCAGCAGCGGCTGCACAGGCTCGACCCGGAGAGGAAGAGGGCCGCCTCGTCCACCGCCATCGACATCGACATCGCTGATGCCGATTTTTCGTTTAGCATGCGGTGA
- the LOC136449923 gene encoding protein MLO-like isoform X2 has protein sequence MAGGGGGRDLPSTPTWAVAVVCAVIVLVSVAMEQGLHKLGHWFHTRQKKAMREALEKIKAELMLMGFISLLLAVGQTPISKICIPTKAGSIMLPCKAQKDYGGDSRRRLLWYPSYPGEEYGHRRFLAGAATGDDYCTKQGKVSLISTNGVHQLHIFIFVLAVFHVAYSVATMALARLKMRKWKRWEEETNSVEYQFANDPSRFRFTHQTSFVKRHLGLSSTPGVRWIVGFFRQFFASVTKVDYLTMRQGFINYHLSANAKFNFQKYIKRSLEDDFKVVVGISLPLWFVAIFILFLDIDGINTLIWISFVPLVILLLVGTKLEVVIMEMANEIRDKATVIKGAPAVEPSDRFFWFNRPGWVLFLIHLTLFQNAFQMAHFVWTLLTPDLKKCYHERMGLTIMKVVVGVALQFLCSYITFPLYALVTQMGSHMKKTIFEEQTAKAVMKWRKAAKDKVKQREAGGYLDGLMSADTTPSHSRATSPSRGNSPVHLLHKYKGRSEEPQSAPSSPGRGRGQELGDMYPVPDQQRLHRLDPERKRAASSTAIDIDIADADFSFSMR, from the exons ATGGCGGGGGGCGGGGGCGGCCGGGACCTGCCGTCGACGCCGACGTGGGCGGTGGCGGTTGTGTGCGCCGTCATCGTGCTCGTCTCCGTCGCCATGGAGCAAGGCCTCCACAAGCTCGGCCAC TGGTTCCACACGAGGCAGAAGAAGGCCATGCGGGAGGCGCTGGAGAAGATCAAAGCAG AGTTGATGCTGATGGGCTTCATCTCGCTGCTCCTCGCCGTGGGGCAGACGCCCATCTCCAAGATATGTATCCCCACCAAGGCCGGCAGCATCATGCTGCCGTGCAAGGCGCAGAAAGACTACGGCGGCGATAGCCGCCGGAGGCTCCTCTGGTACCCGTCGTACCCTGGAGAAGAATACGgccaccgtcggttcttggccgGCGCGGCTACGGGCGACGACTACTGTACCAAACAA GGAAAGGTGTCCCTCATCTCCACGAACGGCGTCCACCAGCTGCACATCTTCATCTTTGTGCTCGCCGTGTTCCATGTCGCTTACAGCGTCGCCACCATGGCTTTAGCGCGTCTCAAA ATGAGGAAATGGAAGAGATGGGAAGAGGAGACCAATTCGGTGGAATATCAATTCGCAAACG ATCCTTCGCGATTCCGATTCACGCACCAGACATCGTTCGTGAAGCGGCACCTGGGCCTCTCCAGCACTCCCGGAGTCAGATGGATT GTGGGATTCTTCAGGCAGTTCTTCGCGTCGGTGACCAAGGTGGATTACCTGACCATGCGGCAAGGATTCATCAAT TATCATCTGTCTGCCAACGCTAAGTTCAATTTCCAGAAGTACATCAAGCGGTCCTTGGAGGACGACTTCAAAGTCGTCGTTGGCATCAG TCTCCCGCTGTGGTTCGTCGCCATCTTCATACTCTTCCTCGATATCGACG GAATCAACACGCTTATCTGGATCTCTTTTGTCCCGCTCGTT ATACTCTTGTTGGTTGGGACCAAGCTGGAGGTTGTCATCATGGAGATGGCCAACGAGATACGGGACAAGGCGACGGTGATCAAGGGGGCGCCTGCGGTGGAGCCAAGTGACAGGTTCTTCTGGTTCAACCGCCCTGGCTGGGTCCTCTTCCTCATCCACCTCACGCTCTTCCAGAACGCCTTCCAGATGGCGCATTTCGTTTGGACACTG CTCACCCCAGACTTGAAGAAATGCTACCACGAGCGGATGGGCCTGACCATCATGAAAGTTGTAGTGGGAGTGGCTCTTCAGTTCCTCTGCAGCTACATCACCTTCCCGCTCTACGCGCTCGTCACACAG ATGGGGTCTCACATGAAGAAGACCATCTTCGAGGAGCAGACGGCCAAGGCGGTGATGAAGTGGCGCAAGGCGGCCAAGGACAAGGTGAAGCAGCGGGAGGCGGGAGGCTACCTCGACGGGCTGATGAGCGCCGACACGACGCCGAGCCACAGCCGCGCGACGTCGCCGAGCCGGGGCAACTCGCCGGTGCACCTGCTCCACAAGTACAAGGGCCGGTCGGAGGAGCCGCAGAGCGCCCCGTCGTCTCCGGGGCGGGGTCGGGGGCAGGAGCTCGGGGACATGTACCCGGTGCCCGACCAGCAGCGGCTGCACAGGCTCGACCCGGAGAGGAAGAGGGCCGCCTCGTCCACCGCCATCGACATCGACATCGCTGATGCCGATTTTTCGTTTAGCATGCGGTGA
- the LOC136508859 gene encoding dolichyl-diphosphooligosaccharide--protein glycosyltransferase subunit 1A, protein MATTPPPLRRAAALLLVVLAGVLASTARADLVISKADRRVDLTSHIVRVLASLKVENVGPDPVSQVLLAFPNIQAKNLAAIRAFGSEGKVKGQSTVLPIQVVQPSGAPPELTFFSALLPKPLEKGKTLYLDVLTVFTHSLQPFPEEITQAEAQLVVYQDSAHYLSPYPVKAQTLAIRLPGGRVESYTRHPNAKLVDSELKYGPFHDLPPFSYLPVIVHFENNNPFAVAKEVIREIEISHWGNVQITEHYNIAHGGARLKGEFSRIDYQSRPYVRGVSSFRHLIAKLPPRAHSIYYRDEIGNISTSHLWSDSMKTQLEIEPRFPLFGGWQTTFTVGYGLPLKDFVFYSDGKRFLNITFGSPLEEILIEKLIVKVVLPEGSKDIEVSAPFPTQQWQEVKYSHLDIVGRPVVVLEKPDVIPEHNLYFQVYYKFNNISLLREPLMLISGFFLLFVACIVYMRTDMSISKSSPSYLAKLQWDEVQATVQKIQGIFEQCLAVHDKLEASLRDLSRTGDIQSCKAARKAADAQFKELSKDLKSLLTTLHSSPQSYQIWPKVEDLITKEREMQEKLITRHSTVVDSFEKKLRGQDVENRIALQQQKIAALRQEVESLLEYISEI, encoded by the exons ATGGCGACTACGCCGCCGCCCCTCCGCCGAGCCGCCGcgctcctcctcgtcgtcctcgccgGCGTCCTCGCGTCCACCGCCCGCGCCGATCTCGTCATCTCCAAGGCAGATCGGAGG GTTGATCTGACCTCGCATATCGTTCGCGTCCTCGCTTCCCTCAAG GTTGAAAATGTTGGACCAGACCCTGTCTCTCAAGTTTTACTGGCTTTTCCCAATATCCAAGCCAAGAACTTGGCAGCTATTAGAGCATTTGGCAGTGAAGGAAAAGTGAAGGGTCAAAGTACTGTTCTGCCAATTCAAGTTGTTCAACCTTCTGGTGCTCCCCCGGAGCTGACGTTCTTTTCAGCATTGTTGCCCAAACCTTTGGAAAAGGGAAAGACTCTGTACTTGGATGTCCTGACTGTGTTCACGCACTCTCTTCAACCATTCCCAGAAGAAATCACTCAAGCCGAAGCACAGCTTGTTGTCTATCAGGATAGTGCTCACTATCTGTCACCTTACCCTGTTAAGGCACAGACACTTGCTATCAGATTGCCTGGCGGGAGGGTTGAATCGTACACAAGGCATCCAAACGCAAAACTGGTGGATTCAGAACTGAAATATGGACCATTTCATGATCTTCCCCCGTTTTCCTACTTACCTGTGATTGTGCATTTTGAGAACAACAATCCTTTTGCAGTCGCAAAGGAAGTTATAAGGGAGATTGAAATATCTCACTGGGGAAATGTACAGATTACAGAACACTACAACATTGCCCATGGTGGTGCCAGACTCAAGGGTGAATTTTCCAG GATCGATTATCAATCTAGACCTTACGTAAGGGGTGTTTCATCTTTTAGGCATCTTATTGCAAAACTGCCTCCAAGGGCACACTCTATTTATTACAGAGATGAGATTGGTAATATTTCAACATCACATTTATGGAGTGATTCTATGAAG ACCCAACTGGAAATTGAACCAAGGTTTCCATTGTTTGGTGGGTGGCAAACAACCTTCACTGTTGGTTATGGTTTGCCACTTAAAGACTTTGTTTTCTATTCTGATGGAAAGAGATTTCTCAATATCACATTTGGTTCTCCATTGGAGGAAATTCTCATTGAAAAGCTTATTGTAAAG GTTGTTCTACCTGAAGGGTCAAAGGATATCGAAGTTTCAGCTCCCTTTCCAACACAGCAGTGGCAAGAG GTTAAGTATTCACACCTTGACATTGTTGGAAGGCCAGTTGTTGTCTTGGAGAAACCTGATGTTATTCCAGAGCATAATTTATATTTCCAG GTTTACTACAAATTCAACAACATATCCTTGCTCAGAGAGCCGTTGATGCTGATTAGTGGTTTCTTCCTCCTGTTTGTGGCCTGTATTGTTTACATGCGCACTGATATGTCAATATCCAAGAGCTCTCCTTCCTACTTGGCCAAGCTGCAATGGGATGAG GTGCAAGCCACTGTTCAGAAAATCCAGGGTATCTTTGAGCAATGCTTAGCAGTTCATGATAAACTGGAGGCCTCGTTGCGTGATTTGTCTAGGACAGGAGACATTCAGTCTTGCAAGGCAGCTCGTAAAGCTGCTGACGCACAGTTTAAGGAGCTATCGAAAGATCTGAAGTCGCTGTTGACGACTCTACATTCATCTCCCCAGTCGTATCAGATATGGCCAAAG GTAGAGGACTTGATCACAAAGGAGCGAGAGATGCAGGAGAAGCTCATAACAAGGCATTCCACCGTTGTCGACAGCTTTGAGAAGAAGCTGCGTGGGCAAGATGTAGAGAACAGGATTGCTTTGCAGCAGCAGAAAATTGCTGCTCTGAGGCAGGAGGTTGAATCTCTTTTAGAGTACATTAGTGAGATTTGA
- the LOC136449967 gene encoding RING-H2 finger protein ATL80-like, whose protein sequence is MASPARRLLQTNSAEYPTLPAAEPPSPLAVDSDVVVILAALLCALICVVGLAAVARCARSRAAAPSAAQAAARRGLKKKALRALPSLAYEDAVAAAAAGAGEAKVLAECAICLSEFAPREEVRVLPQCGHAFHVACIDTWLAAHSSCPSCRRVLVVADAANKRPPQPKRCRKCDAAMDEEASSSSGSGGDMAAGS, encoded by the coding sequence ATGGCGTCGCCGGCGCGGCGCCTCCTGCAGACCAACTCCGCCGAGTACCCTACGCTCCCCGCGGCCGAGCCGCCGAGCCCGCTGGCCGTGGACTCCGACGTGGTCGTCATCCTCGCGGCGCTCCTCTGCGCGCTCATCTGCGTCGTGGGGCTGGCCGCCGTCGCGCGGTGCGCGCgctcccgcgccgccgcgccgtccGCCGCCCAGGCCGCCGCCAGGAGGGGCCTCAAGAAGAAGGCGCTCAGGGCGCTGCCGAGCCTCGCCTACGAGGACGCCGTGGCGGCCGCCGCGGCCGGGGCCGGGGAGGCGAAGGTCCTGGCGGAGTGCGCCATCTGCCTGTCGGAGTTCGCGCCCAGGGAGGAGGTGCGCGTGCTGCCGCAGTGCGGCCACGCCTTCCACGTCGCGTGCATCGACACCTGGCTCGCCGCCCACTCCTCCTGCCCCTCGTGCCGACGAGTCCTCGTCGTCGCCGACGCTGCCAATAAGCGGCCGCCCCAGCCCAAGCGCTGCCGCAAGTGCGACGCGGCCATGGACGAGgaggcctcctcctcgtccggtTCCGGCGGCGACATGGCTGCCGGTTCCTGA
- the LOC136449956 gene encoding uncharacterized protein isoform X1 yields the protein MPLLSAQPRPLPDAHHHHRALLPPSAAASLLPSPSGIRSGRRPARMGLRVVSPETSSTVATDAATTAGAPPEQPTCGRADNSKWAEFASRVSGEWDGFGADFTASGDPVELPENVVPEAYREWGVQVVDWQTQCPTLADPAAPCALHYRLVRLLPTVGCEADAATVHTSHQRHAASAAAFAYAAAGSYVAAWPRGPAPVVEVEHCVVRSDAPAEAAGRVRVVQTVALGREARLRGVKVFAEQWYGPFRDGEQLGGCAVGETAFAAGEKLDVAEVMGQWETTDAAAARFSGELDPETGKFAELSPDEPRKVLRDADGVVTLPKQLWSAFKELGNGEFLCEVGWVLGGGSAVTSRCVLSTDGDVKEITAAHERRVSETT from the exons ATGCCGCTTCTCTCTGCGCAACCCCGTCCCCTCCCCgacgcccaccaccaccaccgcgccctcctcccgcCGTCGGCCGCAGCGTCCTTATTGCCATCGCCGTCCGGGATTCGATCAGGGAGGCGGCCGGCGAGAATGGGACTGCGAGTCGTCTCTCCCGAGACCTCCAGCACCGTTGCCACCGACGCTGCGACGACCGCCGGCGCGCCGCCAG AACAACCCACGTGCGGGCGCGCAGACAACAGCAAGTGGGCAGAATTCGCGTCGCGGGTGTCCGGCGAGTGGGACGGCTTCGGCGCGGACTTCACGGCGTCCGGCGACCCCGTGGAGCTGCCGGAGAACGTGGTCCCGGAGGCGTACCGGGAGTGGGGCGTGCAGGTGGTGGACTGGCAGACGCAGTGCCCGACGCTGGCGGACCCGGCCGCGCCGTGCGCGCTGCACTACCGCCTGGTCCGCCTGCTCCCCACGGTGGGGTGCGAGGCTGACGCTGCCACCGTGCACACCTCCCACCAGCGccacgccgcctccgccgccgccttcgcGTACGCCGCCGCGGGGTCCTACGTCGCCGCGTGGCCCAGGGGCCCCGCACCCGTGGTCGAGGTGGAGCACTGCGTCGTGCGCTCGGACGCGCCCGCCGAGGCGGCCGGCAGGGTCCGGGTGGTGCAGACTGTGGCGCTGGGCAGGGAGGCGCGGCTCCGCGGCGTCAAGGTCTTCGCCGAGCAGTGGTACGGCCCGTTCCGCGACGGCGAGCAGCTCGGCGGCTGCGCCGTCGGGGAAACCGCGTTCGCGGCGGGGGAGAAGCTCGACGTCGCCGAGGTGATGGGGCAGTGGGAGACcacggacgccgccgccgcgaggtTCTCCGGCGAGCTGGACCCCGAGACG GGAAAGTTCGCGGAGCTGTCGCCGGACGAGCCGAGGAAGGTGCTGAGGGACGCGGATGGCGTCGTGACGCTGCCGAAGCAGCTGTGGAGCGCGTTCAAGGAGCTCGGCAATGGCGAGTTCCTGTGCGAGGTCGGCTGGGTTCTGGGCGGCGGCAGCGCTGTCACGTCGCGGTGTGTTCTGTCCACGGACGGAGACGTCAAG GAGATCACTGCCGCCCACGAGCGCCGGGTGTCGGAGACCACTTGA
- the LOC136449956 gene encoding uncharacterized protein isoform X2 produces the protein MPLLSAQPRPLPDAHHHHRALLPPSAAASLLPSPSGIRSGRRPARMGLRVVSPETSSTVATDAATTAGAPPDNSKWAEFASRVSGEWDGFGADFTASGDPVELPENVVPEAYREWGVQVVDWQTQCPTLADPAAPCALHYRLVRLLPTVGCEADAATVHTSHQRHAASAAAFAYAAAGSYVAAWPRGPAPVVEVEHCVVRSDAPAEAAGRVRVVQTVALGREARLRGVKVFAEQWYGPFRDGEQLGGCAVGETAFAAGEKLDVAEVMGQWETTDAAAARFSGELDPETGKFAELSPDEPRKVLRDADGVVTLPKQLWSAFKELGNGEFLCEVGWVLGGGSAVTSRCVLSTDGDVKEITAAHERRVSETT, from the exons ATGCCGCTTCTCTCTGCGCAACCCCGTCCCCTCCCCgacgcccaccaccaccaccgcgccctcctcccgcCGTCGGCCGCAGCGTCCTTATTGCCATCGCCGTCCGGGATTCGATCAGGGAGGCGGCCGGCGAGAATGGGACTGCGAGTCGTCTCTCCCGAGACCTCCAGCACCGTTGCCACCGACGCTGCGACGACCGCCGGCGCGCCGCCAG ACAACAGCAAGTGGGCAGAATTCGCGTCGCGGGTGTCCGGCGAGTGGGACGGCTTCGGCGCGGACTTCACGGCGTCCGGCGACCCCGTGGAGCTGCCGGAGAACGTGGTCCCGGAGGCGTACCGGGAGTGGGGCGTGCAGGTGGTGGACTGGCAGACGCAGTGCCCGACGCTGGCGGACCCGGCCGCGCCGTGCGCGCTGCACTACCGCCTGGTCCGCCTGCTCCCCACGGTGGGGTGCGAGGCTGACGCTGCCACCGTGCACACCTCCCACCAGCGccacgccgcctccgccgccgccttcgcGTACGCCGCCGCGGGGTCCTACGTCGCCGCGTGGCCCAGGGGCCCCGCACCCGTGGTCGAGGTGGAGCACTGCGTCGTGCGCTCGGACGCGCCCGCCGAGGCGGCCGGCAGGGTCCGGGTGGTGCAGACTGTGGCGCTGGGCAGGGAGGCGCGGCTCCGCGGCGTCAAGGTCTTCGCCGAGCAGTGGTACGGCCCGTTCCGCGACGGCGAGCAGCTCGGCGGCTGCGCCGTCGGGGAAACCGCGTTCGCGGCGGGGGAGAAGCTCGACGTCGCCGAGGTGATGGGGCAGTGGGAGACcacggacgccgccgccgcgaggtTCTCCGGCGAGCTGGACCCCGAGACG GGAAAGTTCGCGGAGCTGTCGCCGGACGAGCCGAGGAAGGTGCTGAGGGACGCGGATGGCGTCGTGACGCTGCCGAAGCAGCTGTGGAGCGCGTTCAAGGAGCTCGGCAATGGCGAGTTCCTGTGCGAGGTCGGCTGGGTTCTGGGCGGCGGCAGCGCTGTCACGTCGCGGTGTGTTCTGTCCACGGACGGAGACGTCAAG GAGATCACTGCCGCCCACGAGCGCCGGGTGTCGGAGACCACTTGA